From the Solanum lycopersicum chromosome 10, SLM_r2.1 genome, one window contains:
- the LOC138338701 gene encoding uncharacterized protein, whose protein sequence is MDNLIGENPDLWSVVLDGPTIPMKKGPDGETMVPKKRKEWAAANKLAIQNNAKSKKILICGIGPDEYNKISSCQDATSIWETLQTAHEGTTQVKKSKIDNLKRQYELFRMMEGETIEDMLTRFTAIINEIYSLGEIIPNGKAVRKLLSVLPESWESKVEAITEARDLGKLAMDELIGNLITYELKKNQEREIGSKRKEKNLALKTTTSEDFEDENIALIAKIFSKMLKRGQTFKKRSPQKNVKNSREQLCHKCCSQDYFIKFCPLWALEYKKNNTEKEKEHRYIFNNRRMTNQEADISMKKALAAMGGIFEDESENEEIENQSLLAIKQEDKYDFLELVAVTEEADKESTCQAQDTIHALMAGSDFEQEEEDQNSQASVREKGKNWYLDSACLRHMTVNQDNFLSLKEVKGGNVAFGNGKTGEIQGIGKQQSKSSFKPKGMVITTKPLEMLHIDLCGPLRVISRGGKRYILVIVDDYSRCTIRTFLNKTPYELLKGRNPSLAHLRPFGCICYVHNNGKDNLGNFDAKSDEGIFLGYSTQSKAYKILNKRTNRVEESMHVVFAESTVEESYNPDVHPPIPLEDLQSDEDNTTNKPNLQEIENIPTETKIETSDIPISESTQNPQAHGWKHQSSHPIENILTPLKSGIHTRSIVRNMCSFSAYLSLVFLKNIKEVLGDPD, encoded by the exons ATGGATAATTTGATAGGAGAAAATCCCGATCTCTGGAGTGTAGTCTTGGATGGTCCTACTATTCCTATGAAAAAGGGGCCTGATGGAGAAACAATGGTtccaaagaagagaaaagagtgGGCTGCCGCAAATAAACTGGCAAttcaaaataatgcaaaatcTAAGAAAATTCTAATTTGTGGCATAGGACCAGACGAATACAACAAGATCTCTTCTTGCCAAGATGCTACGTCAATCTGGGAAACCTTGCAGACTGCACATGAAGGAACAACTCAGGTTAAGAAATCAAAGATTGACAACTTGAAGAGACAATACGAACTATTCAGAATGATGGAAGGAGAAACTATTGAAGATATGCTCACTAGATTCACTGCTATCATCAATGAGATTTACTCTCTAGGTGAAATAATTCCAAACGGAAAGGCAGTTAGAAAACTCTTGAGCGTCTTACCTGAATCATGGGAAAGTAAAGTTGAAGCAATTACTGAAGCACGTGACTTAGGTAAGCTTGCTATGGATGAGCTAATTGGAAACCTCATAACATACGAActgaagaaaaatcaagaaagagaGATTGGTagtaaaaggaaagaaaagaatctGGCTCTAAAAACTACTACTTCTGAAGATTTTGAGGATGAAAACATTGCACTCATAGCCAAAATATTCTCCAAAATGTTAAAAAGGGgacaaacatttaaaaaaaggaGTCCACAAAAGAATGTCAAAAATTCAAGAGAACAGTTGTGTCATAAATGTTGTAGTCAAGActactttataaaattttgtcCACTATGGGCATTAGAATACAAGAAAAACAAtacagaaaaggaaaaagaacacagaTATATTTTCAATAACCGGAGAATGACAAATCAAGAGGCCGACATATCCATGAAAAAGGCACTCGCTGCAATGGGAGGCATATTTGAAGATGAATCTGAGAATGAGGAAATCGAGAATCAATCTCTACTTGCAATAAAGCAAGAAGACAAATACGACTTTCTTGAATTAGTGGCTGTAACTGAAGAAGCAGACAAAGAAAGCACTTGTCAAGCACAAGATACAATTCATGCTCTGATGGCTGGTTCAGATTTCgagcaagaagaagaagaccaaaatAGTCAG GCTTCAGTGAGAGAAAAAGGTAAGAACTGGTACTTGGATAGCGCCTGCTTAAGACATATGACAGTAAATCAAGATAACTTTCTATCACTAAAAGAAGTTAAGGGTGGAAACGTAGCCTTTGGAAACGGAAAAACTGGGGAAATACAAGGAATTGGAAAG CAACAATCCAAATCATCTTTTAAACCAAAGGGAATGGTTATTACCACAAAACCTCTAGAGATGCTTCACATAGACTTATGTGGACCATTGCGTGTGATAAGTAGAGGAGGCAAAAGATACATTCTTGTAAtagttgatgactactcaag GTGTACAATAAggacttttttaaataaaacccCATATGAACTACTTAAAGGAAGAAATCCGAGCTTAGCACATCTTCGACCATTTGGATGCATATGTTATGTGCACAATAATGGAAAGGATAATTTGGGTAACTTTGATGCCAAGAGTGATGAAGGAATATTCTTGGGATATTCAACACAAAGCAAAGCATATAAAATACTCAACAAAAGAACAAATCGAGTGGAAGAAAGCATGCATGTTGTTTTTGCTGAAAGTACAGTAGAAGAATCTTATAATCCTGATGTACATCCTCCAATACCATTGGAAGATTTACAATCAGACGAGGATAATACCACAAATAAGCCAAATCTtcaagaaattgaaaatataccAACAGAGACAAAAATAGAAACATCAGATATTCCAATATCTGAATCAACTCAAAATCCTCAGGCTCATGGTTGGAAACATCAAAGTTCTCATCCCATTGAAAACATCCTCACACCATTGAAATCAGGGATTCATACCAGATCTATAGTACGAAATATGTGTTCCTTCTCAGCGTATCTATCTCtagtttttttgaaaaatattaaagaagtcTTGGGAGATCCAGACTAG